The sequence CAAATTCATCAAATGCGCGCTTTTCTTTTTCAGGCCATTCAACCGGAACACCAACGGGCGTAAAACACACACGTGTATAATTTTCGGGGATATTAAATACTTTCCGGGTAAGATCTTCCGAAAATGAATCGGTGATATGGACCGTTCCATAACCAAGCGCACGTGCGGCCAACATTAAATTTGCTGCAGCCAGCGGCCCGTCCCAATGATTGTATTGCGGGTAAGTACTGTTATTATCCGTTAGCACAACAATATAAGCCGGCGCCGACAAATAGCCCTTGCTTAACTGTTTTTCATTCTCGTCTAATTGTTTCTTCAATTCTTCTCCCTGCAGTTTTTTGGTATCTGTCAGGTAAGCTTCCGTTTCCTTCAACTTTGCATTTTTTAATGCCTCAATTTTCTTTTTGTCGGTAATAACCAGGAATTTCCATGGCTGCTGATTACCTGCTGTTGGCGCCATTCTTGCTGCATCTACTATTTTTTTCAAATCTGCATCCGACACCGGATCCGATTTATAGGCACGCACCGACCGGCGGTTTTTAACTACCTCCCAAAAGGAATCATCCGAAGCGGAGGCTAAACTTTTTCCTGTTGCACTTAGTACCGGTGCAACGGTTAATCCGGCAAGAATGGAAGCTCCTGCCTTCAAACTGTTTCTTCTGTTCATTGTTTAAAATTTTAAAGTTTATTTATGGTCTTTTAAATTCTGGTTTAATTCTCGTCTAAAAACGGGAGAGCAAAATCGGTATACATTTCTTTCTTCTGAGAAGCACCAACATGATCATCTCCGGGAAGAATCAATAGTTTTGAATTGGGAATAATGCGATACATTTCTAAAAACTCTTCTACCTGGAAATAAGCGTCACGATCGCCACCCACGACCAAAACCGGTGCCTCTATTTTGGAGGCAGCATTTTTACTTATCCAAACAGGATCACTGTCAACCTTCATCAGCTTGTTATAAAAATCGACAAACCTATCTGGCTCAGGCATTAACTTTTTTCGACTAGCTACAAATCGTTTATTATTTTCGATAAAATTATCTGCTGTCATTTCTTCCAGCTGTTGTTGCCGTTCTGCTGATCTATCTTTTGCACTTAGCGCACCGGCAATACTCACCACTTTCATCACCCGTTCAGGATAATCAGCAGCCAATTTTACGGCTGTAATCGCCCCTGAACTAAATCCAACTATATCAATACGATCAATGTTTTCGGCATCTAAAACTTCAATCATATCTTGTGCCAACAACGCATAACTGTAATCCCTGTCTCCAATTTCTGATTTTCCGTGGCCCCGCAGCGCAACCGCAATAACCTTGTGGTTTTCAGTCAGAATGGGAAATATATTTTCAAACTCGTTAATGTACCCGTACAAACTGCCATGTATCAATAAAAGCGGCTCACCACTTCCGTAAATCTCATAGTAAATTTTTGCGTCTTTGGTTTGAATATATTTCCCGCATTCGGGATTGTTACCATAAGGAATTTGTGCCAATAATTGAAATGGAAGCAATACTACAAGAAATATAAATATTTGTTTCAATGTTGGATCGTTCATTGCGACTGGTTTTACTGATTTCAATTCTATTTCAGAATTTTAATACCATTCAGGTTTTCAAAACGGGCTTTAAAGCCCCAACCTCCGAAACTTTCCGCCACCATCACCACAATTTCATTTTTTCCGTTTTGAAGATCGAGGTAAACAGAATCGAAATAACCAATGGTTCCCAAAAAACGATAATCACGAGTCCGGTATACATCGTTCCCCAACCAAACCGCTTTTCCGTTAACAAAGATTTTGGCTACGTCACTAAAACCAAAATTCATCATTTTAACAAGATCGGTTTCTGATTCAATATTGATTCTGAGAATCACCGCATTCTTTTTCTCCCCCAATGCTGCGGTTTTCGAGATGTTTAGCAAACCATCGACTTCTGTATCCCATTTTTTAAATTGTAGTTGTTTTGTAAAATTCGCAGGTAACAGGTTTTCATTAACCAGTTTTTCTGCATCAAACGCTTCAGAAACCTGGTAACTTTTTATCACCTCATCACCTACTACTGCAATTTCCTTGAACTCCCCTTTTAATTCAGGAGAAACCATTGGAGTAACTTTAATATTTGCGAATCGAGCCGGCCCGTAAAAAGCGATTTTCCCATCGCACTCACCCATTTTCAATTCATGAATAACCAGCACAGGTTTTTCCATATCCGAAATATAAACCTCGCCGCGATTACCCGATATCACTAATTTTACCGAAAACCACTCATCAAAAACATGTTGCTTTGCCGCTCCATAACCGTCGCCGTAATACAATTGCCAACCTGCATTGCCGTTATAAACCGGCGTGTATTGCATGGCATCAGGATTACCACTTTGATGTTTGCGAATGTAAAACTCTTCGGTATTACCCATGCCATCGCCGTGGAAACGAACGCCTGCAAATCCGCGTCCGGGCTGAATGCACATATCAAATTCGATGATTCCATTTTTGAACGAAATATCTTGTGCGATAGCAACTCCCTCATCGGTTTTTATACAGTCTTCACCTTTATATATTTCGCTAATTACTTTCCCGTTCAGTTCCCAGTCAATTCCGTTCACACTGATTCGCTCTTGCGCAAAAACAGCAAAACTTGCTAATATTAAAAAGATGCTTACAACAATTTTCATGGCTTTTATTTTTATGAATTTCGTGAAACAAATTTCAGAAACAAAGCTGATAATCAGCATTCAAATCGTAATCAAAACATAATCAAACCACATTCACAGCTGAAAAACCGATCGTTCTTATTATTTTTAAGGACCAGAAATAATTAACCATGAATAACGAAGCTGAACAGGAAAAAAATTTTGTAAAAATAATTGCCCGGAAAATTGCGGAGAAATTGCATGTTGATGATCCGGAGCATTTACAACAACGCGATTACGAAAATCTGAACCTGAAAATTGAAGAGAAAACAGGAGTCAACCTGAGTGTTTCAACACTTAAAAGAATTACCAAAAACCAGTTTCAGCGCATTCCGCAAAAAAATACATTAAATGCACTTGCTCAATTTCTGGATTATGAAGACTGGTACGATTTTAAAAACAATTATGCCACTGCGGCAAAAACAATAACTAAAAAACCACAGCTGAACTTTAAACTGCCCAAACGTGTGTTGTTCATCCCGGTTGCTATAATTGCAATAGCTCTATTTGCTATTATTCTTTTAAACAGCAAACCGGCAAAAAGTTACTCCGAAGTGAGTTTTACAAGCCGCACAAATGTGAGCAGCGGAGTTCCGAACACCGTTATTTTTGATTACGACATATCGATGTATGATTTTGACAGCGCTTTTATTCAACAATCGTGGGATGCACGCAGACGGGCCGAGATCAAAAAGAATGAAAAATATTCCACTTCGGTATATTATTATCCGGGCTATCATCGTGCAAAAATCATGATCAACGATCAACTTGTTCGTGAAATTCCGGTTTACATTACAACCGATGGCTGGCTCTCGCTAATTCAAAATCCTGAAAACGATTTAATCCCGATTTATGTGAATGAAGATTGTATTAAAAACGGCCAAATATACTTACCACCCGAATCGGTTAAAGCACATCACATCGATCTTTCGAAGAATAATCATTCAACCTGTTTTTACTTTGTAAATGATGATTTTAGTGGCGACAGCGACAACTTCGGTTTTGAAACACAAGTAAAAAACAATATTAATGAAGGCGGGCAAGCTTGCCAGGTTTGCGAAATATCGGTTTTTGGAGAATATGGAAGGCATGTAGTTCAATTATCGAATCCCGGATGCATTGGCAGCATTTTTCAAAAATTCGGACCACAATATGCAATGGGCACCAACAACGATCTTTCAGCTTTTGGCACAAACATGGATGAATGGAATAAGGTTAAGATAGAAATCAGCAACAAAATGGTAACTATTTTACTGAACGATGAGGAAATCTACTCCACTTCATACGAAGGAAGCAACGGTGCTTTAAAAGGAGTTTCGTACCGTTTTGCAGGAAGTGGTGCAGTTGACTACACAAGACTTTACAACCCGAATGGGGATCTCACCTTTTCCAGCGATTTTTAAACATTTACATTTTCACTATTTTCTCCGTTTTAACCTCAACGTCGCCTTTAATAATGCGATAAACATACACCCCGCGAGGCAGTGAAGCTGTATTGATTTCAATATTGTTTTCACCTTTTCTAATAACAGCTTTTTGCGAAAATACCCGGCTACCATTTATGGTAAAAAAGTCAATTTGTAAACTTATATTGTCATCCGAAGTAATCCGTATATTTAATTGTGTTGTAAAGGGGCTCGGATACGTTGAAATGGCAAATTCGTAAGGCACTTCTATTTCTCCATCACAATCGCCCGGTAACATATAATTCAATACTCTCATCCGCTCTACAATCCAGTGTTTTAACCACGAAATTTCGGAATTGAAGGTTTGGGCTACGTAATAGTTGGGCCATACATATTCGCCTAAAACCGGCCACCGTAAAAAATTTCGTTCAGCAGGTTCATCCAGTACATTCACCAAACTATCAACTACCTGCTCAATTGAATTGTTGGACAATTGAGCGGTGCTTAATTCTTCCCACCTGCATTTTAATGCTTTTGTAAAATACTGATCGCGCAAAAGGCCTTTCCACCAAAACGGATTCTGCCACTCATCCTCTCCCAGATCAGCATAAACCTGTAAACCGGTTGTTTCCCAACCGTAGTAATAGTCGGCATTACCAAAAGCCAGGTTAAAATCCCACAAAGGACCCGCATTTAGTTTTTCATTTTTGTCCTTGTACAAAAAAGTACTTAAACGGTACCCGTCAACATTTTTCGACAACTCATTCATTATAATATAATCAATAAACGAATTAATGTTGGCATAGCTTTGATATCCTTCTAAAGGATCAAAATCTTCGTTATAAACAGCCGTTTCAAAAGCATCAATATAATCCTGTATATAATTTGCCTGTTGCGTCGAAATATCTTCCGCTTCCGGTTCCTCATACTGATAATACGTTACCCTGTTGCTTGCATTTTTATAGTTTGAACTCCATCCGTCTCCTCCACTACCGGTAAGTTTGTCGACTTTAACAATGTAACCACCTGTTAATTCTTCGCCATCGTTATCATCCGCTTTTAACTTGGCAATATCCAACCGGTTTTTATCGCGCTTAATCTTTTCCATTAAAACATAAACGCCCTGATATGAGTCGTTAAGAAATAACTCTACGAGCCGGCATCGCGGAGCATAAGCACCTAACTTTTCGGCTAAAGAGAAAAGAAGCACATTTCTTATCAGCGATTTATCGGAATAGGGAGCATAAAGAATCCAATCTTCTTCTTCCGGCATCTCCAAAAGCGGAAAGTCCATGTCGGCATCCTCATTATCACGCAGCTCGAAACCATACGATTTTTTTGGAAACATTTGCGATGATGATCCCCGGATTTCGATGGCAATATTTCCAAAAAAATGGTTGTAATCAGAGAAAGATTGATTATCCTGACTCGGACCGTTCCAGGTAATTCCCATCTGTGCAATTATTTTGGGTTCGTCCAGTATTTCTTTCTGTGTTGAAATATAAACAAGTGGAAGCGAAGAAGAAAAGTACTTGGCTTGAGCCGTAAGTTTTGTAACAAACAACATGGCCATTAAGCTTAGGAAGACTTTTAGGTTCATTTAGTTAGTGTATAAAAAAAGCCTGAAGAAAATTCTTCAGGCCTTAAAAATATCTATATTATTCAGTTTTACAATTCACGAATCCAAATGTTTCGGTAACTAACCGGGTTACCATGGTCTTGCAATTGGATTACATCGGCACCGTGTTTTTCAACCGAGTACTCAGGAATACCAATATATTCCGTAGGTCCGCGCAATTTTGAGTTGTTCTGTACCAAAACACCATTGTGTAGCACTGTTACAGTTGGTGGAGTAAAGTAAGTTCCATCGTCGTTAAAGCGAGGCGCTGTGTATATAATATCGTAAACCTGCCACTCGCCCGGTCCTTTACATGCATTTACAAGCGGAGCATATTGCTTGTACAAACTTCCGGCCTGACCATTGCGGTACGTGCGATTGTTGTAATTATCCAAAACCTGTACTTCGTAACGTTTCTGAAGGAAAACGCCACTGTTGCCACGTCCCTGGCTTTCGCCAATTACTTCGGCAGGCGACCGCCATTCAATGTGTAATTGAAAATCTTCAAAAACACGTTTTGTCTGAATAATTCCGGTTCCTCTTTCTACGGTTACACAACCGTCGGCTACTTTCCAGCCAACAGGGCCACCATCCTGGTTTGTCCACTCGCGGTCGATATCCACGCCGTCGAATAAAACAATGGCATCCGAAGGTGCATCAGCCGGAGTTTCTCCGGGTGTAATTACTGGCACTTCAGGATCCCAGATTTCAGTCATTTCAGGAACCATTTCTGGTCTCTCTTCTTGAGCGACTGCGCACACTGCTACAAAAAGCAAGGCTACAGTGAAAATTTTAAATTTCATTTTTGTTGATTTAGGTATTTATTATTAATGCGCTAAGCGGTTTTTAACCGCTTAGCGCTTATTCAAATTACAATCCCAGTTCTTCCATTATTGCATCGATCTTGGCATCGGCTTTTTGCTCTTCTGCATCAAAATCTTCGCGCGATTTCAGTTCACCAGCTACCTCGAAATAGAACTTAATTTTAGGCTCTGTTCCCGAAGGGCGAACCGAAATTTTTGTTCCATCCTGCGTAAAGAACTGCAATACGTTTGAAGTAATTTTCTGATCGATTTTTTTCTCTTCACCCGTAATCAGGTTTTTGGCAACCAGAGTTGAGTAATCTTTTACCCATTCCATTGGCGAGCCACCCAATTCTTTTGGCGGATCATTGCGGAATTTTGTCATAATCTGCTGAATTTCTTCGGCACCCGACTTTCCTTTACGAACCACATATTTCATTTTCTCGCGCGAGAAACCATATTCCAGGTAAATATCCTGCAACAATTCGTACAATGTTTTACCCTGGTCGATTGCCCATGCAGTGATCTCGGCCATTAAGGCACATGCTGAAACAGCGTCCTTATCGCGAACAAAATCAGAAGGCATAAACCCAAAGCTTTCTTCGCCACCACCGATGTATTTTTTCACACCTTCGTTGTCGCGAATTACTTCGGCAATAAATTTAAACCCGGTGTACACATCAAAATATTCGATGTTATTTCGGCGGGCAACTTCAGCAATCATTTCAGTAGAAACGATTGTTTTCACTACAAACTCGTTTCCTTTCAGTTTGCCGGCTTCCTTCATTTTTACAATAATGTAGTAGAAGAAAAGCAGCGCTGTTTGGTTACCGTTTACAATAATATATTCGCCTTTATCGTCTTTTACAACAACACCAATCCTGTCAGAGTCGGGATCGGAAGCCATAACAACATCGGCATCAATTTCGGCAGCTTTTTTCATGGCCATTTCCATGGCTGCAGGCTCTTCCGGGTTTGGCGAAACCACTGTTGGAAAATCGCCGCTTACCACATCCTGCTCAGGAATATTTATGATGTTTGTGAAACCGAATTCGCGTAAAGCAGCAGGAATTAATTTCACTCCTGTTCCGTGAATTGGTGTATAAATAATTTTAATGTCTTTATGACGCTCAACCACGTCGGGAGAAATGGAAACTTTCTTCACCTCTGCAAGGAATTTGTTATCCATTTCCTCGCCCAGAATTTCAATCAACTCATCAGGACCGTCAAACTTAATGTCTTCAGGTTTTATTTTGGCCACCTCGTTAACGATGTTCACGTCGTGCGGACCAACTATCTGCGAACCATCTTCCCAGTAAGCTTTGTAACCGTTGTATTCTTTTGGATTGTGTGATGCGGTAAGAATAATACCACTCTGGCAACCCAACTCGCGAATAGCAAATGAAAGCTCCGGTGTTGGACGTAAATCATCAAACAAGTAGGCCTTAATTCCGTTGGCGGCAAAAATCTTTGCACTGGTTTCAGAGAACAAACGACTGTTGTTTCTGCAATCGTGACCAATCGCCACTTTTATTTCATCAAGATCAGCAAAATTTTTCTTCAGGTAATTACTTAATCCCTGCGTTGCAGCACCAACAGTGTAGATATTCATACGGTTAGTTCCAACGCCCATAATGCCGCGAAGACCACCGGTACCAAACTCCAGGCTGCGGTAAAAAGAATCAATCAACTCTGTTGGGTCTTCAGCATCTAAAAGTGCCTGAACCTGAGTTCTTGTTTCTTCATCGTAAGTATCCGAAAGCCATTCCTGTGCTTTTGCTCTTACTTCCATTAATTCTTGATTTTCCATGATTATTCTCTTTCTAGATGTTTTATACAGATTTTTAAACTATCGCGCCAATACGGAACTTCCAACTCGTAAGTTACTTTTATTTTTGCTTTATTCAGCACACTGTAGGCCGGTCTTTTTGCAGGTGTCGGGAAGTTCTCCGAAAGTACTGGTTTAACTTTGCAGTCCACTCCTGAGAGTTCGAAAATTGCCAAAGCAAAATCGTACCAACTGGCCACTCCTTCGTTAGAGTAGTGATAAATACCGGGCACGAACTTTTCGCTTTCAGCCACTTTCAAAATAGCTGCGGCCAGATCGGCGGCATAAGTTGGCGATCCAACCTGATCGAAAACCACGCCCAACTCATCCTTTTCTTTTCCGAGGCGCAGCATGGTTTTCACAAAATTATTTCCAAATGTTGAATACAACCAGGCTGTTCTAATAATCACCGTTTCAGGATTTTCTGCTTGGCAATTTTGCTCGCCTTCGAGTTTTGTTTTACCGTAAGCTCCGTTTGGTGCAACCGCATCGGTTTCTTCGTAAGGTAGATGCGCATCGCCGGCAAAAACATAATCGGTTGAAACATGGATAAACTTTGCCCCAACTTCTTTTGAATATTTTGCGAGTAATTTCGGCGCCAGTGCATTTACTTTTTGTGCCGTTTCAAAATCCGACTCTGCTTTATCCACAGCAGTATAGGCTGCACAATTTATTACCAACTCAAAATTGTTATCAGCAAAGTAACTTTTTACTTGTTGTTCATCGGTAATATCCAACGAATCAACATCGGTAAAAACAAACTCCCAATTGGGATAATTTTTGCTCAATACGTTCAGTTCGTTACCAAGTTGTCCGAAGGCGCCTGTTATTAATATCTTCATTCTACTAATACACAAAGTTCATTTCTGCTATCTCAAATGCCGGAGCATTTTTGTCCTTTTCCGACACAAGGCATTCATCGCTGTTAAGTTTCCAGTCAATTCCCAGTGATTTATCAAAAGGATTGATGGAGCGTTCTGCCTCGCGATCATAAAGGTTATCGCATTTGTAGGTAAAAATAGCTGTTTCGCTCAACACCGAGAAACCATGGGCAAAGCCTCGTGGCACATATAACTGTTTTTTATTATTCTCGTCAAGTTGAATGCCAAACCATTCTCCAAAAGTTGGCGATCCTTTGCGCAAATCAATGGCAACATCAAAAACCTTCCCCTGCACTACCCGTACTAATTTTGCCTGCGATGCTTCGCCCAGCTGATAGTGCAAACCTCTTACCACGCCTTTTACTGAGCGTGACTCATTATCTTGTATAAATGGTTTTATAATACCGGCCTCCCGATATCTTTCTTCGTGAAAAGTTTCAAAAAAGTATCCTCTTTCATCTTCAAGCACCCGTGGTTCAATTACAACCAAGCCGGGTATTCCCGTCTCTACTATATTCATCTTTTAACTAAAATGTAAATGCTTTTTTGTTGGCAATTTTTAATAAGTATTCGCCGTATTGATTTTTGCTTAGAGGTTTTGCCAATTCAATAAGTTGTTCTGTGCTTATGTACCCTTTTTTCCAGGCTATTTCTTCAATACAAGAAACTTTCAATCCTTGTCGTTGCTCAATTGTTGAGATAAAATTGGAAGCCTGCAACAAACTGTTATGTGTACCGGTATCTAACCAGGCAAAACCTCTACTAAGCAATTCAACATTCAATCTTTTTTCTTCAAGGTACAAACGATTCAAATCGGTAATTTCAAGCTCTCCTCTTTTTGAAGGTTTTAATCCTTTTGCTTTTTCAACCACATCGTTGGAATAAAAATACAGGCCGGTTACTGCATAATTCGATTTTGGTTCTTCCGGTTTTTCTTCAATACTAATTACCTTACCCGTATCATCGAACTCTACAACACCGTAACGTTCCGGATCGTTTACATAGTAACCAAATACGATGGCCCCGTCTTCTAATGTTGCAGCCTGCTCCAATATCCGCCTAAATTTGTAACCATAAAAAATATTGTCGCCAAGAATCATACAAACGTTATCATCGCCAA comes from uncultured Draconibacterium sp. and encodes:
- a CDS encoding nitroreductase family protein, whose product is MNRRNSLKAGASILAGLTVAPVLSATGKSLASASDDSFWEVVKNRRSVRAYKSDPVSDADLKKIVDAARMAPTAGNQQPWKFLVITDKKKIEALKNAKLKETEAYLTDTKKLQGEELKKQLDENEKQLSKGYLSAPAYIVVLTDNNSTYPQYNHWDGPLAAANLMLAARALGYGTVHITDSFSEDLTRKVFNIPENYTRVCFTPVGVPVEWPEKEKRAFDEFVVNNSF
- a CDS encoding alpha/beta hydrolase; this encodes MNDPTLKQIFIFLVVLLPFQLLAQIPYGNNPECGKYIQTKDAKIYYEIYGSGEPLLLIHGSLYGYINEFENIFPILTENHKVIAVALRGHGKSEIGDRDYSYALLAQDMIEVLDAENIDRIDIVGFSSGAITAVKLAADYPERVMKVVSIAGALSAKDRSAERQQQLEEMTADNFIENNKRFVASRKKLMPEPDRFVDFYNKLMKVDSDPVWISKNAASKIEAPVLVVGGDRDAYFQVEEFLEMYRIIPNSKLLILPGDDHVGASQKKEMYTDFALPFLDEN
- a CDS encoding CotH kinase family protein, which translates into the protein MNLKVFLSLMAMLFVTKLTAQAKYFSSSLPLVYISTQKEILDEPKIIAQMGITWNGPSQDNQSFSDYNHFFGNIAIEIRGSSSQMFPKKSYGFELRDNEDADMDFPLLEMPEEEDWILYAPYSDKSLIRNVLLFSLAEKLGAYAPRCRLVELFLNDSYQGVYVLMEKIKRDKNRLDIAKLKADDNDGEELTGGYIVKVDKLTGSGGDGWSSNYKNASNRVTYYQYEEPEAEDISTQQANYIQDYIDAFETAVYNEDFDPLEGYQSYANINSFIDYIIMNELSKNVDGYRLSTFLYKDKNEKLNAGPLWDFNLAFGNADYYYGWETTGLQVYADLGEDEWQNPFWWKGLLRDQYFTKALKCRWEELSTAQLSNNSIEQVVDSLVNVLDEPAERNFLRWPVLGEYVWPNYYVAQTFNSEISWLKHWIVERMRVLNYMLPGDCDGEIEVPYEFAISTYPSPFTTQLNIRITSDDNISLQIDFFTINGSRVFSQKAVIRKGENNIEINTASLPRGVYVYRIIKGDVEVKTEKIVKM
- a CDS encoding DUF1080 domain-containing protein — protein: MKFKIFTVALLFVAVCAVAQEERPEMVPEMTEIWDPEVPVITPGETPADAPSDAIVLFDGVDIDREWTNQDGGPVGWKVADGCVTVERGTGIIQTKRVFEDFQLHIEWRSPAEVIGESQGRGNSGVFLQKRYEVQVLDNYNNRTYRNGQAGSLYKQYAPLVNACKGPGEWQVYDIIYTAPRFNDDGTYFTPPTVTVLHNGVLVQNNSKLRGPTEYIGIPEYSVEKHGADVIQLQDHGNPVSYRNIWIREL
- a CDS encoding phospho-sugar mutase, with translation MENQELMEVRAKAQEWLSDTYDEETRTQVQALLDAEDPTELIDSFYRSLEFGTGGLRGIMGVGTNRMNIYTVGAATQGLSNYLKKNFADLDEIKVAIGHDCRNNSRLFSETSAKIFAANGIKAYLFDDLRPTPELSFAIRELGCQSGIILTASHNPKEYNGYKAYWEDGSQIVGPHDVNIVNEVAKIKPEDIKFDGPDELIEILGEEMDNKFLAEVKKVSISPDVVERHKDIKIIYTPIHGTGVKLIPAALREFGFTNIINIPEQDVVSGDFPTVVSPNPEEPAAMEMAMKKAAEIDADVVMASDPDSDRIGVVVKDDKGEYIIVNGNQTALLFFYYIIVKMKEAGKLKGNEFVVKTIVSTEMIAEVARRNNIEYFDVYTGFKFIAEVIRDNEGVKKYIGGGEESFGFMPSDFVRDKDAVSACALMAEITAWAIDQGKTLYELLQDIYLEYGFSREKMKYVVRKGKSGAEEIQQIMTKFRNDPPKELGGSPMEWVKDYSTLVAKNLITGEEKKIDQKITSNVLQFFTQDGTKISVRPSGTEPKIKFYFEVAGELKSREDFDAEEQKADAKIDAIMEELGL
- the rfbD gene encoding dTDP-4-dehydrorhamnose reductase produces the protein MKILITGAFGQLGNELNVLSKNYPNWEFVFTDVDSLDITDEQQVKSYFADNNFELVINCAAYTAVDKAESDFETAQKVNALAPKLLAKYSKEVGAKFIHVSTDYVFAGDAHLPYEETDAVAPNGAYGKTKLEGEQNCQAENPETVIIRTAWLYSTFGNNFVKTMLRLGKEKDELGVVFDQVGSPTYAADLAAAILKVAESEKFVPGIYHYSNEGVASWYDFALAIFELSGVDCKVKPVLSENFPTPAKRPAYSVLNKAKIKVTYELEVPYWRDSLKICIKHLERE
- the rfbC gene encoding dTDP-4-dehydrorhamnose 3,5-epimerase, which codes for MNIVETGIPGLVVIEPRVLEDERGYFFETFHEERYREAGIIKPFIQDNESRSVKGVVRGLHYQLGEASQAKLVRVVQGKVFDVAIDLRKGSPTFGEWFGIQLDENNKKQLYVPRGFAHGFSVLSETAIFTYKCDNLYDREAERSINPFDKSLGIDWKLNSDECLVSEKDKNAPAFEIAEMNFVY
- the rfbA gene encoding glucose-1-phosphate thymidylyltransferase RfbA codes for the protein MKGIILAGGSGTRLYPITRSISKQIIPVYDKPMIYYPLSVLMLAGIREILIISTPEDIGLYEKLFGDGSQLGLKLSYKIQPSPDGLAQAFILGEEFIGDDNVCMILGDNIFYGYKFRRILEQAATLEDGAIVFGYYVNDPERYGVVEFDDTGKVISIEEKPEEPKSNYAVTGLYFYSNDVVEKAKGLKPSKRGELEITDLNRLYLEEKRLNVELLSRGFAWLDTGTHNSLLQASNFISTIEQRQGLKVSCIEEIAWKKGYISTEQLIELAKPLSKNQYGEYLLKIANKKAFTF